Proteins encoded within one genomic window of Cucumis sativus cultivar 9930 chromosome 3, Cucumber_9930_V3, whole genome shotgun sequence:
- the LOC101206962 gene encoding uncharacterized protein LOC101206962, with translation MKLTVVAQSLQVRSTFAKIIGLSQVRFFQPDFTPRDPNAKPKKYKYPAFYDPYGPRPPPSDKIIELAERIVALPAAERCQIGPTLGEKLRHPKLQEISVDGLDMGPEGGAAAGSSNVEEKKEKTAFDVKLEKFDAASKIKVIKEVRAFTNLGLKEAKDLVEKVPAILKQGVTKEEANGIIEKIKAAGGVAVME, from the coding sequence ATGAAGCTGACTGTAGTTGCACAATCCCTTCAAGTCCGTTCCACATTTGCTAAAATAATTGGGTTGTCGCAGGTCCGCTTCTTTCAGCCTGATTTTACTCCTAGAGACCCAAATGCCAAGCCGAAAAAATACAAGTACCCAGCATTTTATGATCCATATGGCCCTAGGCCCCCACCCTCTGATAAAATCATTGAGCTTGCTGAAAGAATTGTAGCACTGCCTGCTGCTGAGCGTTGCCAGATTGGTCCCACACTTGGCGAAAAACTTAGACATCCTAAGCTGCAGGAAATTTCAGTGGATGGCTTGGACATGGGTCCGGAAGGAGGGGCAGCGGCAGGATCTTCCAAcgtggaagagaaaaaagaaaaaactgctTTTGACGTGAAGCTAGAGAAGTTTGATGCTGcttcaaaaattaaagtgaTTAAAGAAGTAAGGGCCTTCACTAATTTGGGTCTGAAGGAGGCAAAAGACTTGGTAGAGAAAGTACCTGCGATTCTCAAGCAAGGGGTGACCAAGGAGGAAGCAAACGGTATCATCGAAAAAATCAAAGCTGCTGGAGGAGTTGCTGTGATGGAGTAA